Proteins encoded within one genomic window of Aquarana catesbeiana isolate 2022-GZ linkage group LG03, ASM4218655v1, whole genome shotgun sequence:
- the LOC141134880 gene encoding toll-like receptor 12, with translation MNISSLVFSRLLYLISACSFCQSVLRQNCQVLEKKYYAQFMDLKFDRCGKFEKLNFSIAVHCDQVEKLHTALKDTPLKTDWLCLKKYCGATLETGAFARFTRLNALYIVTRDVELQPGTFSGLPQLTTLWIEAESTANNITFHKDTFYGLNSLRELKISYIHLSTFNSSLFNHLHLLDNLILEDNNIGYLSDVTASLGTFKYLKKLSVISNKIAELRTADCLTSQNSTSYGEFVDFNISHLDLSNNRLAIIQPKSLCNFPHLELFSSHSSGLEIEDLYESGIKTIKTVSVQNTGLDIFYICASASHLKVEELLLMFSWIYKINTSWGSCKNLKKLNLSGNDLDKIGVKQMQKLHDLLELDLSYNNLESLTFCKNESVPTLKLVYLNASFNYLLRLQKLQFACLKELKSLSLESNKINYIDDLAFDGLDQLQLLNLQHNNLFKIGEFTFSNLFLVRHLNLYENVVSTFNSRAFRNVFLKDIKVTYNYNVDSYWWKFIRRSLRNISVKTKIFDLREDVLDAFPLLESLQIDSHDIVLSCVAFSEAKELHLKNTVQFINTDAQWSPLASFTKLEKLYYSGNPRDIFNDSAIINSLKDVPSLKFLYLHDTDKIIKYNQININTIFQRLSHLKVLHLKNAGIDCLDSKEVFSDLQDLEFLIIENQNMQEVESIVFDSMPKLKYIYFLQTTFPCSCKFNGFLSWLESNTRVSAIDFYHQKCIIKDVSMNFIFFLNNSCRSDLDFIMFVLSFLCTLLLMCLSLFHESIRWYILYLVYTVKFWLNHRLQHKEKCEYDVFVSYNTNDELWVTEQLLPNLEQKGPQFLKVCIHNRDFEVGRDIVENIMDSIYNSRWTVCIITHNYLQSNWCSLEMRMAMYKLLTESKDSLILIFLDKISREELQYYHRLTKLLNKKTYLDWPDHENRQQLFWARLRKVIAKSGRKLT, from the coding sequence ATGAATATCTCCAGCTTGGTTTTCTCACGGCTTCTCTACTTGATTTCTGCTTGTTCTTTTTGCCAGTCTGTGCTAAGACAGAACTGTCAGGTTCTTGAAAAGAAATATTATGCACAGTTCATGGATCTGAAGTTTGACAGATGTGGGAAATTCGAGAAATTAAATTTTTCCATTGCAGTCCATTGTGACCAGGTGGAAAAACTTCACACGGCTCTGAAAGACACCCCACTGAAAACAGATTGGCTTTGCCTAAAGAAATATTGTGGAGCGACCCTGGAAACTGGAGCCTTCGCTCGATTCACAAGACTGAATGCTCTCTACATAGTAACAAGGGATGTTGAACTCCAACCTGGTACCTTCAGCGGTCTTCCTCAACTAACCACTCTTTGGATCGAGGCAGAATCTACAGCTAATAACATTACATTCCATAAGGATACATTTTATGGATTAAATTCACTGCGAGAACTGAAAATATCTTATATACACCTATCAACATTCAACTCTTCACTATTCAACCATCTTCATCTTTTGGACAATCTTATATTGGAAGATAACAACATCGGTTATCTATCTGATGTAACAGCATCACTAGGAACATTCAAATACTTAAAAAAACTCTCTGTAATTAGTAATAAGATTGCAGAACTTAGAACAGCTGATTGTCTTacttctcaaaattctacaagttATGGAGAGTTTGTAGATTTCAACATCAGCCACCTTGACCTAAGCAACAATCGATTAGCCATCATTCAACCTAAGTCTCTCTGCAACTTTCCACACCTGGAGCTTTTTTCCTCTCACAGTAGTGGCCTTGAAATTGAAGACCTCTATGAATCAGGTATCAAGACAATCAAAACAGTTTCAGTTCAAAACACTGGTCTTGATATATTTTATATCTGTGCTAGTGCATCCCATTTAAAAGTGGAGGAACTTCTTCTCATGTTTTCCTGGATATATAAAATTAACACTTCCTGGGGCTCCTGTAAAAACTTAAAGAAGTTAAATTTATCGGGCAATGACTTGGATAAGATTGGGGTAAAACAAATGCAAAAATTACATGATTTATTGGAACTGGATTTATCATATAATAACCTGGAAAGTTTAACATTTTGCAAAAACGAATCTGTGCCAACATTGAAGCTggtttatttaaatgcatcttttAACTATTTACTTAGGCTACAGAAGTTACAGTTTGCATGCTTAAAAGAACTTAAGAGTTTATCCCTGGAGAGCAACAAAATTAATTACATCGATGACTTGGCCTTTGATGGTTTGGATCAATTACAGCTTTTGAATCTTCAGCATAACAACCTATTCAAAATTGGCGAATTCACATTTTCAAACTTGTTTTTGGTAAGACATTTAAATTTATATGAAAATGTGGTCAGTACATTTAATTCACGAGCTTTTAGAAATGTCTTTCTTAAAGATATAAAGGTAACCTATAATTATAATGTTGATTCCTATTGGTGGAAATTTATACGAAGGTCCTTAAGAAATATCTCAGTAAAGACCAAAATTTTCGACTTGAGAGAGGATGTTTTAGATGCATTTCCTTTACTTGAGAGCTTACAAATAGATTCACACGACATAGTCCTCAGTTGTGTTGCATTCTCTGAAGCTAAAGAATTACATTTGAAAAACACTGTCCAATTTATAAATACTGATGCACAGTGGAGCCCACTTGCCAGTTTTACAAAACTTGAAAAACTGTATTACTCTGGAAACCCACGGGATATTTTTAATGATAGTGCTATTATCAACTCGTTGAAAGACGTACCATCATTAAAGTTCCTTTATTTGCACGATACTGATAAAATCATTAAATATAATCAGATAAACATCAATACAATTTTTCAAAGACTATCGCATCTCAAAGTTTTGCATTTAAAGAATGCTGGAATCGATTGTTTGGATTCCAAGGAGGTTTTTAGTGATTTACAGGATCTGGAATTTCTCATTATTGAAAATCAGAACATGCAAGAGGTTGAGTCCATTGTATTTGATTCAATGCCCAAATTGAAGTACATTTATTTTTTGCAGACAACTTTTCCCTGTAGTTGTAAGTTCAATGGATTTCTCTCATGGCTGGAATCTAACACACGTGTGTCCGCCATTGATTTTTACCATCAAAAATGTATCATCAAGGACGTCAGCATGaattttatatttttcttaaatAACAGTTGTCGGAGTGATTTAGATTTTATAATGTTTGTACTGAGTTTTTTGTGCACACTGTTGCTTATGTGCCTATCTCTTTTCCATGAAAGTATCCGGTGGTATATTCTATACTTAGTCTACACAGTTAAATTCTGGCTGAACCACAGGCTCCAGCACAAAGAAAAGTGCGAATATGATGTTTTTGTGTCTTACAACACAAACGATGAACTATGGGTCACAGAGCAACTTCTTCCCAACCTGGAGCAGAAGGGTCCTCAATTCTTAAAAGTGTGTATCCATAACCGGGATTTTGAGGTCGGCAGAGACATTGTGGAGAACATTATGGACAGTATCTATAACAGCAGATGGACGGTCTGTATTATTACCCATAATTACCTGCAGAGTAATTGGTGTTCCCTAGAAATGAGGATGGCAATGTACAAGCTACTAACCGAGAGCAAGGATTCTTTGATTCTAATATTCCTTGATAAGATCTCTAGAGAAGAGCTGCAATATTACCATAGACTGACTAAGCTTTTGAATAAAAAGACCTATCTGGACTGGCCAGATCATGAGAATAGGCAACAGCTATTTTGGGCAAGATTACGTAAAGTGATCGCTAAGTCTGGAAGAAAGCTCAcataa